A genomic region of Methylobacterium durans contains the following coding sequences:
- the pgl gene encoding 6-phosphogluconolactonase, with protein MTIPLPPGAHILADAEAVARAAADRLVAVCADAPGDRIAICLSGGSTPKRLYALLAGPDYVDRVPWARVHWFFGDDRVVPWDDPLSNVRMAREAFGHGVPIPATHLHFIPSDLGAEAGARAYAETLRDFYGAESLDPARPLFDLVLLGLGEDGHTASLFPGKPALGEASAWAAPVPEPGMAPFVPRITLTYPALAASRWVLFLVTGAGKRDPLRRLAAGEALPASRVTSAGQVAWLIDEAAAEAG; from the coding sequence ATGACGATCCCCCTGCCCCCCGGTGCCCACATCCTGGCCGATGCGGAGGCGGTCGCGCGGGCAGCGGCGGATCGTCTCGTGGCCGTGTGCGCCGACGCACCGGGCGACCGGATCGCGATCTGCCTCTCCGGCGGCTCGACGCCGAAGCGCCTCTACGCCCTGCTCGCCGGGCCCGATTACGTCGACCGGGTGCCGTGGGCGCGCGTCCACTGGTTCTTCGGCGACGACCGGGTGGTGCCCTGGGACGATCCCTTGAGCAACGTGCGCATGGCCCGCGAGGCCTTCGGCCACGGCGTGCCGATCCCGGCGACCCATCTGCACTTCATCCCCTCCGACCTCGGGGCCGAGGCGGGCGCGCGTGCCTACGCGGAGACGCTCCGGGACTTCTACGGGGCGGAGAGCCTCGACCCCGCCCGCCCGCTCTTCGATCTCGTCCTGCTCGGCCTCGGCGAGGACGGCCACACCGCCTCCCTCTTTCCCGGCAAGCCGGCGCTCGGCGAGGCGAGCGCCTGGGCCGCCCCCGTGCCGGAGCCCGGGATGGCGCCCTTCGTGCCGCGCATCACCCTCACCTACCCGGCGCTCGCCGCCTCCCGCTGGGTGCTCTTCCTGGTGACGGGGGCGGGCAAGCGCGACCCGCTGCGCCGGCTCGCGGCGGGCGAGGCCCTGCCGGCCTCGCGCGTGACGAGCGCGGGGCAGGTAGCCTGGCTGATCGACGAGGCGGCGGCCGAGGCCGGATGA
- the tkt gene encoding transketolase, with protein sequence MSGADAGPKAALSEVEKLSIDTIRTLAIDAVQKANSGHAGAPMALAPVAYTLWNRYLRYDPARPHWPNRDRFVLSAGHASMLLYALLHLAGVAREDGGNEPAVSLDDIKQFRQLDSRTPGHPEYHFTTGVETTTGPLGQGVANSVGMAMGGRFLGERLNKPELPLFDYNVYAICSDGDLMEGVSGEAASIAGHLRLSNLCWIYDNNTITIEGHTELAFGEEVATRFLAYGWQVLRVADANDVHAIASALETFLQSSDRPTIIIVNSIIGYGAPKKQNTAKAHSDALGEDEVKGAKRAYGWPEDAQFLVPDGVVQNFRDGIGARGAALFSQWEGFLKAAKEADAEHAEDVTAFLEGRLPEGWDRDIPVFPADAKGLATRESSGKVLNAIAPHVPFMLGGSADLAPSNKTKLEFEGAGTLAPFEPGGRNIHFGVREHAMGSIVNGLGLVGLRAYGATFLVFADYMRPPIRLASLMELPIFHVFTHDSIGVGEDGPTHQPVEQLLSLRAIPGLVTLRPADANEVAEAYRLIFSLKNQPAVLALSRQPLPTLDRAQYASAAGVAKGAYVLADSEGSPDVILIGSGSEVQLCVSAYETLKAEGVKARVVSMPSWDLFERQDQAYRESVLPPDVLARVAVEQGSVIGWDRYAGSSGAIIGMHTFGSSAPLKDLLKKFGFTPDKVLEAARDQARRHRR encoded by the coding sequence ATGAGCGGAGCAGACGCGGGCCCCAAGGCCGCCCTGAGCGAGGTCGAGAAGCTCAGCATCGACACGATCCGGACGCTGGCGATCGATGCGGTGCAGAAGGCGAATTCCGGCCATGCCGGCGCCCCGATGGCGCTCGCGCCCGTCGCCTACACCCTGTGGAACCGCTACCTGCGCTACGACCCGGCACGTCCGCATTGGCCGAACCGCGACCGGTTCGTGCTCTCGGCCGGCCACGCCTCGATGCTGCTCTACGCTCTCCTGCACCTTGCGGGCGTGGCGCGCGAGGATGGCGGCAACGAGCCTGCCGTCTCCCTCGACGACATCAAGCAGTTCCGCCAGCTCGACAGCCGCACGCCGGGCCACCCCGAGTACCACTTCACCACCGGCGTCGAGACGACGACCGGCCCCCTCGGCCAGGGCGTCGCGAACTCGGTCGGCATGGCGATGGGCGGGCGCTTCCTCGGCGAGCGCCTCAACAAGCCGGAGCTGCCGCTCTTCGATTACAACGTCTACGCGATCTGCTCGGACGGCGACCTGATGGAAGGCGTCTCGGGCGAGGCCGCCTCGATCGCCGGGCACCTGCGCCTGTCGAACCTGTGCTGGATCTACGACAACAACACCATCACCATCGAGGGCCACACCGAGCTCGCCTTCGGGGAGGAGGTGGCGACCCGCTTCCTCGCCTATGGCTGGCAGGTGCTGCGGGTGGCCGACGCCAACGACGTGCACGCGATCGCGAGCGCGCTCGAGACCTTCCTGCAATCCTCCGACCGGCCGACGATCATCATCGTCAACTCGATCATCGGCTACGGCGCGCCGAAGAAGCAGAACACCGCCAAGGCGCATTCCGACGCCCTCGGCGAGGACGAGGTCAAGGGCGCCAAACGCGCCTACGGCTGGCCGGAGGACGCCCAGTTCCTCGTGCCCGACGGCGTCGTCCAGAATTTTCGCGATGGGATCGGCGCCCGCGGCGCCGCGCTGTTCAGCCAGTGGGAGGGCTTCCTGAAGGCCGCCAAGGAGGCCGACGCGGAGCATGCCGAGGACGTCACGGCCTTCCTCGAAGGGCGCCTGCCCGAGGGCTGGGACCGCGACATCCCGGTCTTCCCCGCCGATGCCAAGGGGCTCGCCACCCGCGAATCGTCGGGCAAGGTGCTGAACGCCATCGCGCCGCACGTGCCTTTCATGCTCGGCGGCTCGGCCGATCTCGCGCCCTCGAACAAGACCAAGCTCGAATTCGAGGGGGCCGGCACGCTGGCGCCCTTCGAGCCGGGCGGGCGCAACATCCATTTCGGCGTGCGCGAGCACGCGATGGGCTCGATCGTGAACGGCCTCGGCCTCGTGGGCCTGCGCGCCTACGGCGCCACCTTCCTCGTCTTCGCCGATTACATGCGGCCGCCGATCCGCCTCGCGTCGCTGATGGAGCTGCCGATCTTCCACGTCTTCACGCACGATTCGATCGGCGTGGGCGAGGACGGCCCGACCCACCAGCCGGTGGAGCAGCTCCTCTCGCTTCGCGCCATCCCCGGCCTCGTCACCCTCCGCCCGGCCGACGCCAACGAGGTCGCCGAGGCCTACCGGCTGATCTTCTCGCTGAAGAACCAGCCGGCGGTGCTCGCCCTCTCCCGCCAGCCGCTGCCGACCCTCGACCGGGCGCAGTACGCAAGCGCCGCGGGCGTGGCCAAGGGCGCCTACGTGCTGGCCGACAGCGAGGGCAGCCCGGACGTGATCCTGATCGGCTCGGGCTCCGAGGTGCAGCTCTGCGTCTCCGCCTACGAGACCCTGAAGGCGGAAGGGGTGAAGGCGCGCGTCGTCTCGATGCCCTCCTGGGACCTGTTCGAGCGGCAGGATCAAGCCTACCGCGAGAGCGTCCTGCCCCCCGACGTGCTCGCGCGCGTCGCCGTCGAGCAGGGCTCGGTGATCGGCTGGGACCGCTACGCGGGCTCGTCCGGCGCCATCATCGGCATGCACACTTTCGGCTCCTCGGCCCCGCTCAAGGACCTCCTGAAGAAGTTCGGCTTCACGCCGGACAAGGTCCTGGAGGCCGCCCGCGATCAGGCGCGGCGGCACAGGCGCTGA
- a CDS encoding 2'-deoxycytidine 5'-triphosphate deaminase, protein MTRNTTGEAAGEILREGILSARQIAALTEQGGIRPASPYAPDQIQPASLDLRLGARAFRVRTSFLPGGRRSVSDCVRDFSFHAIDLREGAVLETGCVYIAELQETLALPPDLSAGANPKSSTGRIDVFTRVITDHATAFDQVEAGYAGPLYAEISPRTFPVLVRTGSRLSQIRFRRGEVRLREAELAELHARTPLVTAASPSFQGGVAVSVDLAGFDGLIGYRAKRHTGLVDVDAPGRHRTADFWEPLAADGSGMLILDPGQFYILASKESVVVPPDHAAEMVPFDPLVGEFRVHYAGFFDPGFGYAEAGGAGARAVLEVRSRDVPFLLEDGQIVGRLVYERMAEVPATLYGAGAGSNYQAQGLKLSKHFA, encoded by the coding sequence GTGACGAGAAACACGACGGGGGAGGCCGCCGGCGAGATCCTCCGCGAGGGCATCCTCTCGGCGCGCCAGATCGCGGCGCTGACGGAGCAGGGCGGGATCCGCCCGGCGAGCCCCTACGCGCCCGACCAGATCCAGCCCGCGAGCCTCGATCTCCGCCTCGGGGCCCGCGCCTTCCGGGTGCGCACGAGCTTCCTGCCGGGCGGCCGCCGCAGCGTGTCGGACTGCGTCCGGGACTTCTCCTTCCACGCGATCGACCTCAGGGAGGGCGCGGTGCTGGAGACGGGCTGCGTCTACATCGCCGAGTTGCAGGAAACGCTCGCCCTGCCGCCGGACCTCTCGGCCGGGGCCAACCCGAAGAGCTCGACGGGCCGCATCGACGTCTTCACCCGCGTCATCACCGACCACGCGACGGCCTTCGACCAGGTGGAGGCGGGCTATGCCGGCCCGCTCTACGCCGAGATCTCGCCGCGCACCTTCCCGGTCCTCGTGCGCACGGGCTCACGCCTCTCGCAGATCCGCTTCCGCCGCGGCGAGGTGCGCCTGCGCGAGGCCGAGCTCGCCGAGCTTCACGCCCGCACCCCGCTCGTCACCGCGGCGAGCCCCTCCTTCCAGGGGGGCGTGGCGGTCTCCGTCGACCTCGCAGGATTCGACGGGCTGATCGGCTACCGGGCCAAGCGCCATACCGGCCTCGTCGACGTCGACGCGCCGGGCCGGCACCGGACCGCGGATTTCTGGGAGCCGCTCGCGGCGGACGGCTCCGGCATGCTGATCCTCGATCCCGGCCAGTTCTACATCCTGGCCTCGAAGGAATCCGTCGTGGTGCCCCCCGACCACGCCGCCGAGATGGTGCCCTTCGACCCCCTCGTCGGCGAGTTCCGGGTCCATTACGCGGGCTTCTTCGATCCCGGCTTCGGCTACGCGGAAGCCGGCGGGGCGGGGGCCCGGGCGGTGCTGGAGGTGCGCTCCCGCGACGTGCCGTTCCTCTTGGAGGACGGCCAGATCGTCGGCCGCCTCGTCTACGAGCGCATGGCCGAGGTGCCCGCGACGCTCTACGGCGCGGGCGCCGGCTCGAACTACCAGGCGCAGGGGCTGAAGCTCTCGAAGCACTTCGCCTGA
- the argE gene encoding acetylornithine deacetylase produces the protein MPGNRMPGQPEQMTPLAILERLVSFDTESSKPNLAVIDWIAAYLDGLGVGSLRVPNAAGDKAALFATIGPARDGGVVLSGHTDVVPVTGQSWTSDPFTLRVADGRAYGRGAVDMKGFLALALAAVPDFLAADLRRPIHLLFSYDEETTCLGVADTIARFGADLPWPGSVIVGEPTDLEVADAHKSIVTYLTTVHGHEAHSAKPMLGANAVMAAADLVSELNRIADLMVARGDPSGRFDPPATTVHVGTIQGGTARNILPKVCTFHWEFRGLPGLDMAEIPDLFSAKVEAVTRERLNRYGDYGSIETLEEVSVPGLKPDPGSEAERLALRVAGRNRTITVPYATEAGRFQVAGIPTIVCGPGSIDQAHQPDEYITLEALEDGAAFMRRLGRACAEETA, from the coding sequence ATGCCGGGAAACCGGATGCCGGGACAGCCGGAGCAGATGACCCCGCTCGCGATCCTGGAGCGCCTCGTTTCCTTCGACACCGAGAGCTCCAAGCCGAACCTCGCGGTGATCGACTGGATCGCGGCCTATCTCGATGGCCTCGGCGTCGGGAGCCTCAGGGTGCCGAACGCGGCCGGCGACAAGGCGGCGCTCTTCGCCACGATCGGCCCGGCGCGGGACGGAGGCGTCGTGCTCTCGGGCCACACCGACGTGGTGCCGGTGACGGGCCAGAGCTGGACCTCCGACCCCTTCACCCTGCGGGTGGCGGACGGGCGCGCCTACGGCCGCGGCGCCGTCGACATGAAGGGCTTCCTCGCGCTGGCGCTCGCCGCCGTGCCGGACTTCCTCGCGGCGGATCTGAGGCGCCCGATCCATCTCCTGTTCTCCTACGACGAGGAGACGACCTGCCTCGGCGTCGCAGACACGATCGCCCGCTTCGGCGCCGACCTGCCGTGGCCCGGTTCCGTCATCGTCGGCGAGCCGACCGATCTCGAAGTGGCCGACGCCCACAAGAGCATCGTCACCTACCTCACCACGGTGCACGGGCACGAGGCGCACTCGGCCAAGCCCATGCTCGGCGCCAACGCCGTGATGGCGGCTGCCGATCTCGTCTCGGAATTGAACCGCATCGCCGACCTGATGGTCGCCCGCGGCGACCCGTCCGGCCGCTTCGACCCGCCGGCGACGACCGTGCATGTCGGCACCATCCAGGGCGGCACCGCCCGCAACATCCTGCCGAAGGTCTGTACCTTCCACTGGGAGTTCCGCGGCCTGCCGGGCCTCGACATGGCCGAGATCCCGGACCTGTTCTCCGCCAAGGTCGAGGCGGTGACCCGCGAGCGGCTGAACCGCTACGGCGATTACGGCTCGATCGAGACCCTGGAGGAGGTCTCTGTGCCGGGGCTCAAGCCGGATCCCGGCTCCGAGGCCGAGCGGCTGGCCCTGCGGGTCGCCGGGCGCAACCGCACCATCACGGTGCCCTATGCGACCGAGGCCGGCCGCTTCCAGGTCGCCGGGATCCCGACGATCGTGTGCGGACCGGGCTCGATCGACCAAGCGCACCAGCCGGACGAGTACATCACCCTGGAGGCGCTGGAGGACGGGGCGGCCTTCATGCGCCGCCTGGGCCGGGCCTGCGCGGAGGAGACGGCGTGA
- a CDS encoding Rrf2 family transcriptional regulator, whose product MRLTRYTDYALRTLIYVGLQEPRQSSIAEIARAYGISENHLTKVVHQLGRLGLIRTIRGRGGGLRLAKPPAEIVVGAVVRQTEDDLALVECFASGACAITAPCRLRRALGEALAAFLAVLDRYTLADLLGGAEGIEIAGLLGLPVPSPGAAGQVASA is encoded by the coding sequence ATGCGCCTGACCCGCTACACCGACTACGCCCTGCGGACGCTGATCTATGTCGGCCTGCAGGAACCCCGGCAGAGTTCGATCGCCGAGATCGCGCGCGCCTACGGCATCTCGGAGAACCACCTGACGAAGGTGGTGCATCAGCTCGGGCGCCTGGGGCTGATCCGGACGATCCGGGGCCGCGGCGGTGGCCTGCGCCTCGCGAAGCCGCCGGCCGAGATCGTCGTCGGCGCCGTGGTGCGCCAGACCGAGGACGACTTGGCGCTGGTGGAGTGCTTCGCGAGCGGCGCCTGCGCGATCACGGCGCCGTGCCGGCTTCGTCGGGCGCTGGGCGAGGCGCTGGCCGCCTTCCTCGCGGTCCTCGACCGCTACACGCTGGCGGACCTCCTCGGAGGCGCCGAGGGCATCGAGATCGCGGGGCTGCTCGGGCTTCCGGTTCCGTCGCCCGGGGCGGCGGGACAGGTGGCCTCAGCCTAG
- the speG gene encoding spermidine N1-acetyltransferase — protein MSGAPEPGRVKLRPLEREDLLFVHQLNNNDSIMRYWFEEAYESFAELAQLYERNIHNQTERRFIVATAGNDSAGMVELVEINHLHRRCEFQIALHPAFQGRGYAGQATRIAIDYAFSVLNIHKLYLHVDKDNARAVRIYERCGFRPEGVLRDEFFVNGRYRDAMRMCLFQPDYLAQRGGGDIAEPVLKA, from the coding sequence GTGAGCGGGGCGCCGGAGCCGGGCCGGGTCAAGCTGCGGCCGCTCGAGCGCGAGGACCTGCTCTTCGTGCATCAGCTCAACAACAACGACAGCATCATGCGCTACTGGTTCGAGGAGGCCTACGAATCCTTCGCCGAGCTGGCGCAGCTCTACGAGCGCAACATCCACAACCAGACCGAGCGGCGCTTCATCGTCGCGACCGCGGGCAACGATTCCGCCGGCATGGTCGAGCTCGTCGAGATCAACCACCTGCACCGGCGCTGCGAGTTCCAGATCGCGCTGCATCCCGCCTTCCAGGGGCGCGGCTACGCGGGGCAGGCGACCCGGATCGCCATCGACTACGCCTTCAGCGTGCTCAACATCCACAAGCTCTACCTGCATGTCGACAAGGACAACGCCCGGGCCGTCCGCATCTACGAGCGCTGCGGCTTCCGCCCCGAGGGCGTGCTCCGGGACGAGTTCTTCGTGAACGGGCGATACCGGGACGCCATGCGGATGTGCCTGTTCCAGCCCGACTACCTCGCCCAGCGCGGCGGCGGAGACATCGCGGAGCCGGTGCTGAAGGCGTGA
- the apaG gene encoding Co2+/Mg2+ efflux protein ApaG, with protein sequence MYKAETRGISVTVMPRFVEEESSPGESRYFFAYTVEIVNNGSEQVQLRSRHWRIIDGHGACQEVRGAGVVGKQPVLEPGESFSYTSGCPLTTPDGLMAGSYTMATVAGESFEAEIPAFSLDSPHVRRSLH encoded by the coding sequence ATGTACAAGGCCGAGACGCGCGGAATCAGCGTGACCGTGATGCCCCGCTTCGTCGAGGAGGAATCCTCGCCGGGCGAGAGCCGGTACTTCTTCGCCTACACGGTCGAGATCGTGAACAACGGCTCGGAGCAGGTGCAGCTCCGCTCCCGCCACTGGCGCATCATCGACGGGCACGGCGCCTGCCAGGAGGTGCGCGGCGCGGGCGTCGTCGGCAAGCAGCCGGTGCTGGAGCCCGGCGAGTCCTTCAGCTACACCAGCGGCTGCCCCCTCACGACGCCGGACGGGCTGATGGCCGGCAGCTACACGATGGCGACGGTGGCCGGCGAGAGCTTCGAGGCCGAGATCCCCGCCTTCTCCCTCGACAGCCCGCACGTCCGCCGCAGCCTGCATTGA
- a CDS encoding bifunctional transaldolase/phosoglucose isomerase, with product MNALKALHTEQDQAVWLDFVARGFIAEGKLKALVEEDGLRGVTSNPAIFEKAIGASNEYDGSLKTVQEAGDQRVIDLYEGLAIEDIRNAADVLRPVYEASDGADGYVSLEVSPYLALDTEATLAEARRLHKAVSRDNLMVKVPATPEGLPAIRQLTAEGISINITLLFSQSVYEAVARAFIEGLTELDRNGGDISRVASVASFFISRIDSAVDKALDEKIAAANDPDEKAALEALKGKVAIANAKLAYQSYKSIFAAPEWQRLAEKGAKAQRLLWASTGTKNKAYSDVLYVEELIGPNTVNTMPPATMDAFRDHGTVRATIEEDVAGARAVMERLARAGIDIEAVGRQLVEEGVQLFIDAADKLLGAVAEKRATLLGARLDGQTLGLADGLKAEAAKAVESWRASGAIRRLWAHDRTVWSNADEDRWLGWLRIVEDELAKAGDYAAFATWVKGRGFTDAVVLGMGGSSLGPEVLAETYGHREGFPRLRILDSTNPDEVRAVEAAVNLPSTLFIVASKSGSTLEPNVFRDYFLARMKEVVGEQAGSHFVAVTDPGSAMEKAAKDDRFEKIFYGVPQIGGRYSVLSAFGLVPAAAIGIDVAEFLGIARVMVRSCGPAVPPAQNPGVLLGTALGQAAVTEGRDKVTLIASPAIVTFGAWAEQLIAESTGKQGLGLIPIDGEPVDVPAVYGRDRFFVYLRLDGFADAQQDEAVRNLEREGHPVARITLDTVEQLPQEFFRFEMATAVAGAVIGINPFDQPDVEASKIETKKLFAAAEESGALPPETPLFEDDTIALYADPANAEALPEAREGLEAGIRAQLARVRDGDYLALLAYVPRNADTFGILQAPRVRLRDARRVATCLEFGPRFLHSTGQAYKGGPDTGVFVQITADPAQGLAIPGRKLGFGTVVAAQARGDFAVLAERGRRALRVHIKGGDVAAGLKRIAAAIEATLA from the coding sequence ATGAACGCGCTCAAGGCCCTTCACACCGAACAGGATCAGGCCGTCTGGCTCGATTTCGTGGCCCGCGGCTTCATCGCCGAAGGCAAGCTGAAGGCGCTGGTCGAGGAGGACGGCCTGCGCGGCGTCACATCGAACCCGGCGATCTTCGAGAAGGCGATCGGCGCCTCGAACGAGTATGACGGCTCCCTCAAGACCGTCCAGGAGGCCGGCGACCAGCGCGTCATCGACCTCTACGAGGGGCTCGCCATCGAGGACATCCGGAACGCGGCCGACGTGCTGCGCCCGGTCTACGAGGCGAGCGACGGGGCCGACGGCTACGTCAGCCTCGAGGTTTCCCCCTACCTCGCCCTCGACACCGAGGCGACGCTCGCCGAGGCGCGGCGCCTGCACAAGGCGGTCTCCCGCGACAACCTGATGGTGAAGGTGCCGGCGACGCCGGAGGGATTGCCGGCGATCCGCCAGCTCACCGCCGAGGGCATCAGCATCAACATCACGCTCCTGTTCTCGCAAAGCGTCTACGAGGCAGTGGCCCGCGCCTTCATCGAGGGCCTGACCGAGCTCGACCGCAACGGTGGCGACATCTCGCGGGTGGCGAGCGTGGCGAGCTTCTTCATCAGCCGCATCGACTCGGCCGTCGACAAGGCGCTCGACGAGAAGATCGCGGCCGCCAACGACCCGGACGAGAAGGCAGCGCTGGAAGCGCTGAAGGGCAAGGTCGCAATCGCCAACGCCAAGCTCGCCTACCAGAGCTACAAGTCGATCTTCGCCGCGCCCGAGTGGCAGAGGCTCGCCGAGAAGGGCGCCAAGGCGCAGCGCCTGCTCTGGGCCTCTACGGGCACCAAGAACAAGGCCTATTCCGACGTGCTCTACGTCGAGGAACTGATCGGCCCGAACACCGTCAACACCATGCCGCCGGCCACGATGGACGCCTTCCGCGATCACGGGACGGTGCGGGCCACGATCGAGGAGGACGTCGCGGGCGCCCGCGCCGTGATGGAGCGTCTGGCGCGCGCCGGGATCGACATCGAGGCGGTGGGCCGGCAGCTCGTCGAGGAGGGCGTGCAGCTCTTCATCGACGCGGCCGACAAGCTCCTCGGCGCGGTCGCCGAGAAGCGGGCGACCCTGCTCGGCGCCCGCCTCGACGGCCAGACCCTCGGCCTCGCCGACGGGCTGAAGGCGGAGGCCGCCAAGGCCGTCGAATCGTGGCGCGCCAGCGGGGCGATCCGCCGGCTCTGGGCGCATGACCGGACCGTCTGGTCGAACGCCGACGAGGATCGCTGGCTCGGCTGGCTGCGCATCGTCGAGGACGAGCTCGCGAAGGCCGGCGACTACGCCGCCTTCGCCACCTGGGTGAAGGGACGCGGCTTCACGGACGCCGTGGTTCTCGGCATGGGCGGGTCGAGCCTCGGGCCCGAAGTGCTCGCCGAGACCTACGGCCACCGCGAGGGCTTCCCGCGCCTTCGCATCCTCGATTCGACGAATCCGGACGAGGTCCGCGCGGTCGAGGCCGCCGTGAACTTGCCCTCGACGCTCTTCATCGTGGCGAGCAAGTCGGGCTCGACGCTGGAGCCCAACGTCTTCCGCGACTACTTCCTCGCCCGCATGAAGGAGGTCGTCGGCGAGCAGGCCGGCTCCCACTTCGTGGCGGTCACCGATCCCGGCTCCGCGATGGAGAAGGCGGCGAAAGACGACCGCTTCGAGAAGATCTTCTACGGCGTGCCGCAGATCGGCGGGCGCTACTCCGTGCTCTCGGCCTTCGGCCTCGTGCCGGCCGCCGCCATCGGCATCGACGTCGCCGAGTTCCTCGGGATCGCCCGCGTCATGGTCCGCTCCTGCGGGCCGGCGGTGCCGCCCGCGCAGAACCCGGGCGTGCTGCTCGGCACGGCGCTCGGCCAGGCGGCCGTGACGGAGGGGCGCGACAAGGTCACGCTGATCGCCTCGCCGGCGATTGTCACCTTCGGCGCCTGGGCCGAGCAGCTCATCGCGGAATCGACCGGCAAGCAGGGCCTCGGCCTGATCCCGATCGACGGCGAGCCGGTCGACGTGCCGGCCGTCTACGGGCGCGACCGCTTCTTCGTGTACCTGCGCCTCGACGGCTTCGCCGACGCGCAGCAGGACGAGGCGGTGCGCAACCTAGAGCGCGAGGGGCACCCGGTCGCCCGCATCACCCTCGACACGGTCGAGCAGCTGCCGCAGGAATTCTTCCGCTTCGAGATGGCGACCGCGGTGGCGGGCGCGGTGATCGGCATCAACCCGTTCGACCAGCCGGACGTCGAGGCGAGCAAGATCGAGACGAAGAAGCTGTTCGCGGCGGCCGAGGAGAGCGGGGCGCTGCCGCCCGAGACACCGCTCTTCGAGGACGACACGATCGCCCTCTACGCGGACCCGGCGAATGCGGAAGCGCTCCCCGAGGCGCGCGAGGGCCTGGAGGCGGGTATCCGCGCCCAGCTCGCGCGCGTGCGGGACGGCGATTATCTCGCGCTGCTCGCCTACGTGCCGCGCAACGCCGACACCTTCGGCATCCTGCAGGCGCCCCGGGTGCGCCTGCGCGACGCGCGCCGCGTGGCGACCTGCCTGGAATTCGGGCCGCGCTTCCTGCACTCGACGGGGCAGGCCTACAAGGGCGGGCCCGATACCGGCGTCTTCGTCCAGATCACGGCCGATCCGGCGCAGGGTCTCGCGATTCCCGGACGCAAGCTCGGCTTCGGCACGGTGGTTGCGGCGCAGGCCCGCGGCGACTTCGCGGTGCTCGCCGAGCGCGGGCGCCGGGCGCTCCGGGTCCACATCAAGGGCGGCGACGTGGCCGCGGGATTGAAGCGCATCGCCGCGGCGATCGAGGCGACGCTGGCCTGA
- the gnd gene encoding phosphogluconate dehydrogenase (NAD(+)-dependent, decarboxylating) has product MQLGMIGLGRMGGNIVRRLLGAGHTAVVFDQNPKAVAALVEAGATGADSLEDLVAKLDLPRAAWVMLPAGEITEATVRSLGTLMQADDVIIDGGNSFFKDDLRRAAALRDKGIHYVDVGTSGGVWGLERGYCMMIGGDASAVGRLDPIFATLAPGLGDVPRTPGREGRDPRAEQGYIHAGPSGAGHFVKMVHNGIEYGLMQAYAEGFDILKHAGSKDLPEGQRFDLDIGDIAEVWRRGSVVSSWLLDLTAQALAGDEQLDAFSGFVADSGEGRWTLNAAIEESVPANVLSAALYARFRSREHASFADKLLSAMRKGFGGHVEPT; this is encoded by the coding sequence ATGCAACTCGGGATGATCGGCCTCGGCCGGATGGGCGGCAACATCGTGCGGCGGCTGCTGGGCGCCGGCCACACGGCCGTGGTGTTCGATCAGAACCCGAAGGCGGTGGCCGCCCTCGTCGAGGCGGGCGCGACCGGAGCCGACAGCCTGGAGGATCTCGTCGCCAAGCTCGATCTGCCCCGCGCTGCCTGGGTGATGCTGCCGGCGGGCGAGATCACGGAAGCGACGGTGCGGAGCCTCGGCACCCTGATGCAGGCCGACGACGTGATCATCGACGGCGGCAATTCCTTCTTCAAGGACGATCTGCGCCGGGCCGCCGCCCTGCGCGACAAGGGCATCCACTACGTGGACGTCGGCACCTCGGGCGGCGTCTGGGGGCTGGAGCGCGGCTATTGCATGATGATCGGCGGCGACGCCTCCGCGGTCGGACGGCTCGACCCGATCTTCGCGACCCTGGCGCCGGGCCTCGGCGACGTGCCCCGCACCCCCGGCCGCGAGGGCCGCGACCCCCGCGCCGAGCAGGGCTACATCCACGCGGGGCCGAGCGGGGCCGGCCATTTCGTGAAGATGGTCCACAACGGCATCGAGTACGGCCTGATGCAGGCCTACGCCGAGGGCTTCGACATCCTGAAGCACGCCGGCTCCAAGGATCTGCCCGAGGGGCAGCGCTTCGATCTCGACATCGGCGACATCGCCGAGGTCTGGCGCCGCGGCAGCGTGGTCTCGTCCTGGCTCCTCGACCTGACCGCCCAGGCGCTCGCCGGCGACGAGCAACTCGACGCCTTCTCGGGCTTCGTCGCGGATTCCGGGGAGGGGCGCTGGACGCTGAACGCCGCGATCGAGGAATCGGTGCCGGCCAACGTCCTGTCGGCCGCCCTCTACGCCCGCTTCCGCTCCCGCGAGCACGCGAGCTTCGCCGACAAGCTGCTCTCGGCCATGCGCAAGGGCTTCGGCGGGCACGTGGAGCCGACATAG